One window of Vespula pensylvanica isolate Volc-1 chromosome 15, ASM1446617v1, whole genome shotgun sequence genomic DNA carries:
- the LOC122634466 gene encoding putative sodium-coupled neutral amino acid transporter 10 isoform X1 — protein sequence MMAHLSHVMTLANSIIGVSVLAMPFCFKQCGIILAALVLLLSNLLSRLACHFLIKSAVMSRRRNFELLAFHAFGHMGKFLVELFIIGFLVGTCIAFFVVVGDLGPQIVGKIIDKRPEDIRTSLLIITSTFIILPLGLLRNIDSLSSICTATIVFYVCLILKVIAESTQHIFARDWTSSVYYWRPGGILQCLPIFSMALFCQTQLFEIYETIPNVSLEKMNEVVRGALNICTLVYLCVGFFGYIAFCTQSFTGNILMSFEPSLSSEMIKMGFFFSVAFSFPLVIFPCRASLNSLLFRRVYTHEPSMNYMPEVRFRCLTIAIVFFSAIIGILMPNIEYVLGLVGSTIGVMICLMFPAAFFISISSKHTNERLLAQVIIFVGIWIMILGTYANLYAMEESSNTRVLITTAKSLSQIDNLPLNLNKENIHMIPDVSNNPEVLPNVKEKIDALPEVQMMNENKHLDDIRQEPPVPVERVIVTEKPMIEKQNSVENIAASFAPEIKKIVEKIKTMNDNLKKEPNPVINNNKMIGHVNSITLKASENIKIIKSKKEINEMQKNDNLINSDAIKKEDSEIAAERKIANMITVDRDEKLRKTLEKHALGRLQMLQEETKLWKDIKEQKREFEKEKERTGKSIEEFIQNDSKNNNEINIIQKSNLKEVENINKQSIISKSPDKNKTQKRDITRMNVSKNVLKIPNVRNVNIEIAQDKNDSEQFTDVKDNNNIQNTQKMKLKENKDIGQTYSISNYQEKINVTFDNILDKSKGTILTALTKGILIKSTSKDNLLKKKDIRTSQGKQESIINEINKSDETIMQNQNIVPITLQFKNQINVNKTGQLTNKNDNDVQVMRRDILENHNREKREVTNINVLKVEDSPDVSTEEIKSFMKDISMDIDRIKCSKTLENSQIEIKNMPGKESKQILPEMTSIPTVATLIKTNVYLSGKEQEFTNSILVDPSITIKGKYIKLKQRDLKTLNTDYTRNL from the exons atgaTGGCCCATTTATCTCATGTTATGACACTTGCTAATAGCATCATTGGTGTAAGTGTTCTTGCAATGCCGTTTTGTTTCAAACAATGTGGCATTATTTTGGCTGCTTTAgttcttttattatcgaatcttCTATCTCGTCTTGCTTgtcattttcttataaaatcagCAGTAATGTCAAGACGACGTAATTTTGAACTCCTTGCTTTTCATGCATTTGGCCATATGGGAAAGTTTTTAGTAGAACTTTTTATAATCGGATTCCTTGTGGGTACATGCATTGCATTTTTCGTTGTTGTTGGTGACTTGGGACCACAAATTGttggaaaaataatagataaaagacCTGAAGATATCAGAACTAGTCTACTTATAATAACAagtacttttataatattaccatTGGGTCTACTTCGAAATATTGACAGTTTATCAAGTATTTGTACTGCTACCATTGTTTTTTATGTTTGTCTTATTTTGAAG GTAATTGCTGAATCAACACAACACATTTTTGCAAGAGATTGGACCAGTAGCGTATATTATTGGAGACCTGGTGGTATCCTTCAATGTTTGCCAATTTTTTCTATGGCTCTTTTTTGCCAAACACagttatttgaaatatatgaaacaatTCCAAATGTATCTCTCGAAAAGATGAATGAAGTCGTACGCGGtgcattaaatatttgtactcTTGTTTATTTGTGTGTTGGTTTCTTTGGTTACATTGCATTCTGTACACAATCATTCACAG GAAATATATTGATGAGCTTTGAACCTAGTTTATCGTCAGAAATGATAAAGAtgggattttttttctctgtagcTTTTAGTTTTCCACTAGTCATTTTTCCTTGCCGTGCAAGTCTgaattctctcttatttcgtCGG GTATATACTCATGAACCGTCTATGAATTATATGCCAGAAGTAAGATTTAGATGTCTTACAATTgcaatagtatttttttctgcAATTATTGGTATATTGATGCCAAATATTGAGTATGTACTTGGTTTAGTTGGATCTACAATTGGCGTAATGATATGCCTAATGTTTCCTGCAGCATTTTTCATATCCATAAGCAGCAAACATACAAATGAAAGATTATTAGCACAG GTCATTATATTTGTTGGTATTTGGATAATGATTCTTGGTACATATGCCAATTTATACGCAATGGAAGAATCTTCTAATACCAGAGTTTTAATAACTACTGCTAAATCGCTTAGTCAAATAGATAATTTaccattaaatttaaataaggaaaatattcATATGATACCTGATGTTTCTAATAATCCTGAAGTTCTACCAAATGTGAAAG aaaaaataGATGCATTACCAGAAGTTCAAatgatgaatgaaaataaacatCTTGATGATATTCGTCAAGAACCTCCAGTTCCAGTTGAACGTGTCATTGTTACAGAGAAGCCaatgatagaaaaacaaaattctgTTGAAAATATAGCAGCTAGTTTTGCTccagaaattaaaaaaattgttgagaaGATCAAAACAATGAATGACAACTTAAAAAAAGAGCCTAATcctgttataaataataataaaatgataggACATGTGAATTCTATAACGTTAAAGGCtagtgaaaatattaaaataatcaaatctaaaaaagaaattaatgaaatgcAAAAGAATGACAATCTCATAAATTCAgatgcaataaaaaaagaagattcagAAATAGCtgcggaaagaaaaattgctaATATGATAACGGTAGATAGAGATGAAAAACTTAGAAAAACTTTGGAAAAGCATGCATTGGGAAGACTGCAAATGTTACAAGAAGAGACAAAACTTTggaaagatattaaagaacaaaagcgtgaatttgaaaaagaaaaagagagaacaggaAAAAGTATAGAAGAGTTCATACAAAATGATAGTAAAAacaacaatgaaataaatattatacaaaaatctaatttgaaagaagttgaaaatattaataaacaaagcataataagtaaaagtcctgataaaaataaaactcaaaaaagagatataactAGAATGAACGTCAGTAAAAATGTTCTAAAAATACCAAATGTTCGAAacgtaaatatagaaattgcgcaggataaaaatgattctGAACAATTCACTGATGTAAaggataataacaatattcaaAACACGCAGAAAATgaagttgaaagaaaataaagatataggCCAAACATATTCAATATcaaattatcaagaaaaaattaatgtaacatttgataatattttagataaatcAAAAGGAACTATTCTAACTGCTTTAACTAaaggaattttaataaaatctacaTCAAAGGATAATTTgcttaagaaaaaagatatacgaaCTTCACAGGGTAAACAAGAAAGTATcatcaatgaaattaataaatctgaTGAGACAATAATGCAAAATCAGAATATCGTGCCTATTACATTACagtttaaaaatcaaattaatgttaataaaactGGACAGTTGACAAACAAAAACGACAATGATGTCCAAGTAATGCGAAgagatattttagaaaatcataatagagagaaacgagaagttACTAACATAAATGTACTAAAAGTTGAAGATTCTCCTGATGTTTCAactgaagaaataaaatcttttatgaaagatatttctatGGATATTGATCGTATAAAATGTTCTAAAACGTTGGAAAATTcacagatagaaataaaaaatatgccAGGAAAAGAATCAAAACAAATACTACCAGAAATGACATCTATTCCAACTGTTGCAACACTGATTAAAACCAACGTTTATTTATCAGGGAAAGAACAAGAATTTACAAATTCCATTTTAGTAGACCCAAGTATAACCATAAAAGGTAAATACATTAAGTTAAAACAAAGAGATTTGAAAACTTTGAATACTGATTATACTAGAAATTTATGA
- the LOC122634466 gene encoding putative sodium-coupled neutral amino acid transporter 10 isoform X2 has protein sequence MVTVLKHQRTSSSFHKVCTVKDDLYQKRDVHFVIAESTQHIFARDWTSSVYYWRPGGILQCLPIFSMALFCQTQLFEIYETIPNVSLEKMNEVVRGALNICTLVYLCVGFFGYIAFCTQSFTGNILMSFEPSLSSEMIKMGFFFSVAFSFPLVIFPCRASLNSLLFRRVYTHEPSMNYMPEVRFRCLTIAIVFFSAIIGILMPNIEYVLGLVGSTIGVMICLMFPAAFFISISSKHTNERLLAQVIIFVGIWIMILGTYANLYAMEESSNTRVLITTAKSLSQIDNLPLNLNKENIHMIPDVSNNPEVLPNVKEKIDALPEVQMMNENKHLDDIRQEPPVPVERVIVTEKPMIEKQNSVENIAASFAPEIKKIVEKIKTMNDNLKKEPNPVINNNKMIGHVNSITLKASENIKIIKSKKEINEMQKNDNLINSDAIKKEDSEIAAERKIANMITVDRDEKLRKTLEKHALGRLQMLQEETKLWKDIKEQKREFEKEKERTGKSIEEFIQNDSKNNNEINIIQKSNLKEVENINKQSIISKSPDKNKTQKRDITRMNVSKNVLKIPNVRNVNIEIAQDKNDSEQFTDVKDNNNIQNTQKMKLKENKDIGQTYSISNYQEKINVTFDNILDKSKGTILTALTKGILIKSTSKDNLLKKKDIRTSQGKQESIINEINKSDETIMQNQNIVPITLQFKNQINVNKTGQLTNKNDNDVQVMRRDILENHNREKREVTNINVLKVEDSPDVSTEEIKSFMKDISMDIDRIKCSKTLENSQIEIKNMPGKESKQILPEMTSIPTVATLIKTNVYLSGKEQEFTNSILVDPSITIKGKYIKLKQRDLKTLNTDYTRNL, from the exons ATGGTGACAGTATTGAAACATCAACGAACGTCTTCGTCGTTTCATAAAGTATGCACGGTAAAGGATGATCTTTATCAAAAACGTGACGTACATTTT GTAATTGCTGAATCAACACAACACATTTTTGCAAGAGATTGGACCAGTAGCGTATATTATTGGAGACCTGGTGGTATCCTTCAATGTTTGCCAATTTTTTCTATGGCTCTTTTTTGCCAAACACagttatttgaaatatatgaaacaatTCCAAATGTATCTCTCGAAAAGATGAATGAAGTCGTACGCGGtgcattaaatatttgtactcTTGTTTATTTGTGTGTTGGTTTCTTTGGTTACATTGCATTCTGTACACAATCATTCACAG GAAATATATTGATGAGCTTTGAACCTAGTTTATCGTCAGAAATGATAAAGAtgggattttttttctctgtagcTTTTAGTTTTCCACTAGTCATTTTTCCTTGCCGTGCAAGTCTgaattctctcttatttcgtCGG GTATATACTCATGAACCGTCTATGAATTATATGCCAGAAGTAAGATTTAGATGTCTTACAATTgcaatagtatttttttctgcAATTATTGGTATATTGATGCCAAATATTGAGTATGTACTTGGTTTAGTTGGATCTACAATTGGCGTAATGATATGCCTAATGTTTCCTGCAGCATTTTTCATATCCATAAGCAGCAAACATACAAATGAAAGATTATTAGCACAG GTCATTATATTTGTTGGTATTTGGATAATGATTCTTGGTACATATGCCAATTTATACGCAATGGAAGAATCTTCTAATACCAGAGTTTTAATAACTACTGCTAAATCGCTTAGTCAAATAGATAATTTaccattaaatttaaataaggaaaatattcATATGATACCTGATGTTTCTAATAATCCTGAAGTTCTACCAAATGTGAAAG aaaaaataGATGCATTACCAGAAGTTCAAatgatgaatgaaaataaacatCTTGATGATATTCGTCAAGAACCTCCAGTTCCAGTTGAACGTGTCATTGTTACAGAGAAGCCaatgatagaaaaacaaaattctgTTGAAAATATAGCAGCTAGTTTTGCTccagaaattaaaaaaattgttgagaaGATCAAAACAATGAATGACAACTTAAAAAAAGAGCCTAATcctgttataaataataataaaatgataggACATGTGAATTCTATAACGTTAAAGGCtagtgaaaatattaaaataatcaaatctaaaaaagaaattaatgaaatgcAAAAGAATGACAATCTCATAAATTCAgatgcaataaaaaaagaagattcagAAATAGCtgcggaaagaaaaattgctaATATGATAACGGTAGATAGAGATGAAAAACTTAGAAAAACTTTGGAAAAGCATGCATTGGGAAGACTGCAAATGTTACAAGAAGAGACAAAACTTTggaaagatattaaagaacaaaagcgtgaatttgaaaaagaaaaagagagaacaggaAAAAGTATAGAAGAGTTCATACAAAATGATAGTAAAAacaacaatgaaataaatattatacaaaaatctaatttgaaagaagttgaaaatattaataaacaaagcataataagtaaaagtcctgataaaaataaaactcaaaaaagagatataactAGAATGAACGTCAGTAAAAATGTTCTAAAAATACCAAATGTTCGAAacgtaaatatagaaattgcgcaggataaaaatgattctGAACAATTCACTGATGTAAaggataataacaatattcaaAACACGCAGAAAATgaagttgaaagaaaataaagatataggCCAAACATATTCAATATcaaattatcaagaaaaaattaatgtaacatttgataatattttagataaatcAAAAGGAACTATTCTAACTGCTTTAACTAaaggaattttaataaaatctacaTCAAAGGATAATTTgcttaagaaaaaagatatacgaaCTTCACAGGGTAAACAAGAAAGTATcatcaatgaaattaataaatctgaTGAGACAATAATGCAAAATCAGAATATCGTGCCTATTACATTACagtttaaaaatcaaattaatgttaataaaactGGACAGTTGACAAACAAAAACGACAATGATGTCCAAGTAATGCGAAgagatattttagaaaatcataatagagagaaacgagaagttACTAACATAAATGTACTAAAAGTTGAAGATTCTCCTGATGTTTCAactgaagaaataaaatcttttatgaaagatatttctatGGATATTGATCGTATAAAATGTTCTAAAACGTTGGAAAATTcacagatagaaataaaaaatatgccAGGAAAAGAATCAAAACAAATACTACCAGAAATGACATCTATTCCAACTGTTGCAACACTGATTAAAACCAACGTTTATTTATCAGGGAAAGAACAAGAATTTACAAATTCCATTTTAGTAGACCCAAGTATAACCATAAAAGGTAAATACATTAAGTTAAAACAAAGAGATTTGAAAACTTTGAATACTGATTATACTAGAAATTTATGA
- the LOC122634466 gene encoding putative sodium-coupled neutral amino acid transporter 10 isoform X3, translated as MALFCQTQLFEIYETIPNVSLEKMNEVVRGALNICTLVYLCVGFFGYIAFCTQSFTGNILMSFEPSLSSEMIKMGFFFSVAFSFPLVIFPCRASLNSLLFRRVYTHEPSMNYMPEVRFRCLTIAIVFFSAIIGILMPNIEYVLGLVGSTIGVMICLMFPAAFFISISSKHTNERLLAQVIIFVGIWIMILGTYANLYAMEESSNTRVLITTAKSLSQIDNLPLNLNKENIHMIPDVSNNPEVLPNVKEKIDALPEVQMMNENKHLDDIRQEPPVPVERVIVTEKPMIEKQNSVENIAASFAPEIKKIVEKIKTMNDNLKKEPNPVINNNKMIGHVNSITLKASENIKIIKSKKEINEMQKNDNLINSDAIKKEDSEIAAERKIANMITVDRDEKLRKTLEKHALGRLQMLQEETKLWKDIKEQKREFEKEKERTGKSIEEFIQNDSKNNNEINIIQKSNLKEVENINKQSIISKSPDKNKTQKRDITRMNVSKNVLKIPNVRNVNIEIAQDKNDSEQFTDVKDNNNIQNTQKMKLKENKDIGQTYSISNYQEKINVTFDNILDKSKGTILTALTKGILIKSTSKDNLLKKKDIRTSQGKQESIINEINKSDETIMQNQNIVPITLQFKNQINVNKTGQLTNKNDNDVQVMRRDILENHNREKREVTNINVLKVEDSPDVSTEEIKSFMKDISMDIDRIKCSKTLENSQIEIKNMPGKESKQILPEMTSIPTVATLIKTNVYLSGKEQEFTNSILVDPSITIKGKYIKLKQRDLKTLNTDYTRNL; from the exons ATGGCTCTTTTTTGCCAAACACagttatttgaaatatatgaaacaatTCCAAATGTATCTCTCGAAAAGATGAATGAAGTCGTACGCGGtgcattaaatatttgtactcTTGTTTATTTGTGTGTTGGTTTCTTTGGTTACATTGCATTCTGTACACAATCATTCACAG GAAATATATTGATGAGCTTTGAACCTAGTTTATCGTCAGAAATGATAAAGAtgggattttttttctctgtagcTTTTAGTTTTCCACTAGTCATTTTTCCTTGCCGTGCAAGTCTgaattctctcttatttcgtCGG GTATATACTCATGAACCGTCTATGAATTATATGCCAGAAGTAAGATTTAGATGTCTTACAATTgcaatagtatttttttctgcAATTATTGGTATATTGATGCCAAATATTGAGTATGTACTTGGTTTAGTTGGATCTACAATTGGCGTAATGATATGCCTAATGTTTCCTGCAGCATTTTTCATATCCATAAGCAGCAAACATACAAATGAAAGATTATTAGCACAG GTCATTATATTTGTTGGTATTTGGATAATGATTCTTGGTACATATGCCAATTTATACGCAATGGAAGAATCTTCTAATACCAGAGTTTTAATAACTACTGCTAAATCGCTTAGTCAAATAGATAATTTaccattaaatttaaataaggaaaatattcATATGATACCTGATGTTTCTAATAATCCTGAAGTTCTACCAAATGTGAAAG aaaaaataGATGCATTACCAGAAGTTCAAatgatgaatgaaaataaacatCTTGATGATATTCGTCAAGAACCTCCAGTTCCAGTTGAACGTGTCATTGTTACAGAGAAGCCaatgatagaaaaacaaaattctgTTGAAAATATAGCAGCTAGTTTTGCTccagaaattaaaaaaattgttgagaaGATCAAAACAATGAATGACAACTTAAAAAAAGAGCCTAATcctgttataaataataataaaatgataggACATGTGAATTCTATAACGTTAAAGGCtagtgaaaatattaaaataatcaaatctaaaaaagaaattaatgaaatgcAAAAGAATGACAATCTCATAAATTCAgatgcaataaaaaaagaagattcagAAATAGCtgcggaaagaaaaattgctaATATGATAACGGTAGATAGAGATGAAAAACTTAGAAAAACTTTGGAAAAGCATGCATTGGGAAGACTGCAAATGTTACAAGAAGAGACAAAACTTTggaaagatattaaagaacaaaagcgtgaatttgaaaaagaaaaagagagaacaggaAAAAGTATAGAAGAGTTCATACAAAATGATAGTAAAAacaacaatgaaataaatattatacaaaaatctaatttgaaagaagttgaaaatattaataaacaaagcataataagtaaaagtcctgataaaaataaaactcaaaaaagagatataactAGAATGAACGTCAGTAAAAATGTTCTAAAAATACCAAATGTTCGAAacgtaaatatagaaattgcgcaggataaaaatgattctGAACAATTCACTGATGTAAaggataataacaatattcaaAACACGCAGAAAATgaagttgaaagaaaataaagatataggCCAAACATATTCAATATcaaattatcaagaaaaaattaatgtaacatttgataatattttagataaatcAAAAGGAACTATTCTAACTGCTTTAACTAaaggaattttaataaaatctacaTCAAAGGATAATTTgcttaagaaaaaagatatacgaaCTTCACAGGGTAAACAAGAAAGTATcatcaatgaaattaataaatctgaTGAGACAATAATGCAAAATCAGAATATCGTGCCTATTACATTACagtttaaaaatcaaattaatgttaataaaactGGACAGTTGACAAACAAAAACGACAATGATGTCCAAGTAATGCGAAgagatattttagaaaatcataatagagagaaacgagaagttACTAACATAAATGTACTAAAAGTTGAAGATTCTCCTGATGTTTCAactgaagaaataaaatcttttatgaaagatatttctatGGATATTGATCGTATAAAATGTTCTAAAACGTTGGAAAATTcacagatagaaataaaaaatatgccAGGAAAAGAATCAAAACAAATACTACCAGAAATGACATCTATTCCAACTGTTGCAACACTGATTAAAACCAACGTTTATTTATCAGGGAAAGAACAAGAATTTACAAATTCCATTTTAGTAGACCCAAGTATAACCATAAAAGGTAAATACATTAAGTTAAAACAAAGAGATTTGAAAACTTTGAATACTGATTATACTAGAAATTTATGA
- the LOC122634468 gene encoding histone deacetylase HDAC1, whose protein sequence is MSTLSHGKKRVCYYYDSDIGNYYYGQGHPMKPHRIRMTHNLLLNYGLYRKMEIYRPHKATADEMTKFHSDEYIRFLRSIRPDNMSEYNKQMQRFNVGEDCPVFDGLYEFCQLSAGGSVAAAVKLNKQASEICINWGGGLHHAKKSEASGFCYVNDIVLGILELLKYHQRVLYIDIDVHHGDGVEEAFYTTDRVMTVSFHKYGEYFPGTGDLRDIGAGKGKYYAVNIPLRDGMDDESYESIFVPIISKVMETFQPSAVVLQCGADSLTGDRLGCFNLTVRGHGKCVEFVKKYNLPFLMVGGGGYTIRNVSRCWTYETSVALGSEIANELPYNDYFEYFGPDFKLHISPSNMANQNTPEYLEKIKTRLFENLRMLPHAPGVQVQAIPEDGAVIEDSEAEEKINPDERLSQRDLDKRIQHENEYSDSEEEGDGGRRDNRSFKTSRKRPRLEKGQEGMESDIKKEEDIKSEAKENDKDEKMNATNEETKKDSGANP, encoded by the exons ATGTCTACATTATCTCATGGGAAGAAGCGAGTCTGCTACTATTATGATA gCGATAtaggaaattattattatggtcAAGGCCATCCTATGAAACCACATCGTATAAGGATGACGCATAATCTACTACTTAATTATGGTCTTTacagaaaaatggaaatatat AGACCACATAAAGCTACAGCTGATGAAATGACAAAATTTCATAGCGACGAGTATATAAGATTTTTGAGATCAATCAGGCCAGATAATATGTCAGAATATAACAAACAAATGCAGAGAT TTAATGTGGGCGAAGATTGCCCTGTTTTTGATGGCTTGTATGAATTCTGCCAATTGTCAGCTGGTGGTTCTGTAGCAGCTGCAGTTAAACTCAATAAACAAGCATCAGAAATCTGCATTAATTGGGGTGGTGGTTTACATCATGCTAAGAAGAGCGAAGCATCAGGCTTCTGTTATGTGAATGATATTGTACTTGGAATTTTGGAATTACTTAAATATCATCAAAgagttttatatattgatattgatGTTCATCATGGTGATGGTGTTGAGGAAGCATTTTACACAACAGATAGAGTAATGACTGTCTCCTTTCACAAATATGGTGAATATTTTCCTGGTACAGGAGATCTCAGAGATATTGGTGCTGGAAAG GGCAAATATTATGCTGTCAACATACCTTTACGAGATGGCATGGATGATGAAAGTTATGAATCTATTTTTGTACCTATAATTTCAAAAGTCATGGAAACTTTTCAACCATCAGCAGTTGTTTTACAATGTGGAGCAGATTCCTTGAcag GTGACCGACTTGGCTGTTTTAATTTAACTGTAAGGGGACATGGTAAATGTGtagaattcgtaaaaaaatataatctaccATTTTTAATGGTTGGAGGAGGTGGCTATACGATTAGAAATGTATCTAGATGTTGGACATATGAAACATCTGTCGCTCTAGGATCAGAAATTGCTAATGAACTTccatataatgattattttgaaTACTTTGGTCCTGATTTCAAGTTACATATAAGTCCATCAAATATGGCTAATCAAAATACACCTGAGTATTTGGAAAAGATAAA AACAAGATTATTTGAAAACTTAAGAATGTTACCTCATGCGCCGGGCGTTCAAGTGCAAGCAATTCCAGAGGATGGTGCTGTTATCGAAGATTCAGAagcagaagagaaaataaatccaGATGAAAGATTATCACAAAGGGATTTGGATAAAAGGATACAACATGAGAATGAATATAGTGATAGCGAAGAGGAGGGAGATGGTGGTAGAAGAGACAATAGATCGTTCaaa ACTTCCAGAAAGCGACCAAGGCTAGAAAAGGGTCAGGAAGGTATGGaaagtgatataaaaaaggaagaagacatAAAATCTGAAGCAAAAG agAATGATAAGGACGAAAAAATGAATGCCACGAATgaagagacgaaaaaagataGTGGTGCGAATCCCTGA